The proteins below come from a single Limosilactobacillus reuteri genomic window:
- a CDS encoding multidrug transporter, which translates to MNDISKSDWQLFNKLLPKWQERYMNRLNQEYKRILDGDGSAANKFWKLEKQIKADRKSPEVLVEVSKRSMFQTLLQLLSENVITDEDLTGLSKELRDDINTVIKRFG; encoded by the coding sequence ATGAATGATATCTCTAAAAGCGATTGGCAATTATTCAACAAGCTGCTTCCAAAATGGCAAGAAAGATATATGAATCGCCTTAATCAGGAATACAAAAGAATATTAGATGGTGATGGTTCGGCAGCGAATAAATTTTGGAAGCTGGAAAAACAAATAAAGGCGGATCGAAAATCGCCCGAGGTGCTTGTTGAAGTATCGAAAAGATCCATGTTTCAGACTTTATTGCAGCTGTTATCAGAGAATGTAATTACAGATGAAGATTTAACCGGCCTCAGTAAAGAATTAAGAGATGATATTAATACTGTTATTAAACGATTTGGCTAA